A genomic stretch from Barnesiella intestinihominis YIT 11860 includes:
- a CDS encoding SusD/RagB family nutrient-binding outer membrane lipoprotein, whose translation MKKTVYLSAFVFAAAISLIGCGDPLLDDLNSNIEVGSGDLSIAENYEQAAGMFLTAQQKMHDVGASNGAHVYQVQFNIHIDNYSGYMAGTQNFSGNLPSTYRYFAQYCDGPKASFFNVAQAALPVMRSAADLNLREIGAMCNIMYCFSALELSDVYGPFPWTDYKNDVQEPPVTYEPMDQIYDSLFVNLKDAGKILKEFTSTSEEHQDTINQILAQYDKICGDVKTWEQFSNSIRLRMAMRMSNVNPDRAKTEAQSAIDDGLIEKSIEYNTMVNNGTNHPLAFISILWNDTRINASLENIMKRLKVPFMDKIFEKNSDAIRDENGETTWQAQQDIVGVRTGIQLTPRDDNNQYTKFSGVTSAFANFPLAIFKLSERYFLQAEAALRWNIGGSVNTNYLRGVAAMFDDYDIAQTEPDFQTYWNQESADTSIDYVDPHNSRNNTKGLVTVGVKINNSDDNKVKLEKIITQKWLAQFPMGLEAWNDLRRTGYPRIFPVNDIGDGSLGKGRMIRRIPWNMTDAAAAQDVNTSGIQALGGSNLMRTTLWWDVEDPAGLGDNRRWETEVSN comes from the coding sequence ATGAAAAAAACAGTATATTTATCAGCATTCGTTTTTGCCGCGGCAATCTCCTTAATCGGTTGCGGCGACCCTCTGCTCGACGATCTGAACTCCAACATCGAAGTCGGTTCGGGCGACCTCTCTATTGCCGAGAACTATGAACAGGCAGCCGGCATGTTCCTGACGGCACAGCAAAAAATGCACGATGTCGGAGCATCGAACGGTGCACACGTCTATCAAGTACAATTCAACATTCACATCGACAATTATTCGGGATACATGGCCGGAACACAAAATTTTAGCGGGAACCTGCCCTCTACCTACCGGTATTTTGCGCAATACTGCGATGGTCCCAAAGCCAGTTTTTTCAACGTAGCACAAGCAGCCTTACCTGTAATGCGCTCGGCTGCCGACCTCAATCTGCGAGAAATCGGAGCCATGTGCAACATCATGTATTGTTTCTCTGCATTGGAACTTTCCGATGTGTACGGACCTTTCCCGTGGACCGATTATAAAAACGATGTACAGGAACCTCCCGTAACCTACGAACCGATGGATCAAATTTACGACTCCCTGTTCGTCAATCTCAAAGATGCGGGGAAAATATTGAAAGAGTTTACCTCTACTTCCGAAGAACATCAAGATACCATTAATCAGATTCTGGCTCAATACGACAAAATCTGCGGCGATGTAAAAACATGGGAACAATTCTCCAATTCCATTCGTCTGCGCATGGCCATGCGTATGTCCAACGTCAATCCCGATAGAGCTAAAACCGAAGCGCAATCGGCTATCGACGACGGACTTATCGAAAAAAGCATCGAGTACAACACGATGGTTAATAACGGAACCAATCACCCGTTGGCATTTATCTCCATTCTTTGGAACGACACACGTATAAACGCTTCGCTCGAAAACATCATGAAACGACTCAAAGTACCTTTCATGGATAAAATTTTTGAAAAAAATAGCGATGCCATACGAGACGAAAACGGAGAAACGACGTGGCAAGCACAACAAGACATTGTGGGAGTCCGCACGGGAATCCAACTCACACCTCGGGACGATAATAACCAATACACCAAATTTTCAGGTGTCACAAGTGCTTTCGCAAATTTCCCGCTCGCCATTTTCAAACTCTCCGAGCGTTACTTTCTGCAAGCCGAGGCAGCCCTTCGATGGAATATCGGCGGATCGGTCAATACAAACTATCTGAGAGGTGTTGCTGCCATGTTCGACGATTACGACATCGCACAAACCGAACCCGACTTCCAAACCTATTGGAATCAAGAATCGGCAGATACTTCTATCGACTACGTGGATCCGCACAACTCACGCAACAACACCAAAGGTCTGGTTACCGTAGGAGTAAAAATCAACAACAGCGACGACAATAAAGTAAAGCTCGAAAAAATCATCACCCAAAAATGGCTCGCTCAGTTCCCTATGGGACTTGAAGCATGGAACGACTTGCGCCGTACCGGTTATCCTCGCATATTCCCCGTCAACGATATCGGAGACGGCTCGTTGGGAAAAGGTCGTATGATTCGCCGTATTCCGTGGAACATGACCGATGCGGCAGCCGCCCAAGATGTCAATACGTCGGGGATCCAAGCCCTCGGAGGAAGTAACCTGATGCGTACTACCCTTTGGTGGGACGTAGAAGACCCTGCCGGATTGGGCGACAATCGTCGTTGGGAAACCGAAGTTTCTAACTAA
- a CDS encoding endo-beta-N-acetylglucosaminidase, whose amino-acid sequence MKTPKLVLSVLACSVVVGNYAQNIPTHAPYVELLPTKEISIAGGDKKTVYLDFYDYFESWEPGVPLSEDENFYIARVPMKKRFVNTATQVDPTMTQDRKFSMWTPMGISDTYWQSLPRYVFDGDNFSMWSYVDSQGGWSLPWVRVPGAYSDVTHRNGVANSGGLIFFDSWGGDNTSPTANVNMLVKKEGGKFKYVEKFVKFLRYYGLDGVGINPEGPVPQASALQDFFSQCREYAESIGWQFHVYWYGVGSNGGSMDLGSSFGSSKQDWLWKNNKQVVDMYMLNYDWGYSASSSASYAEQIGANPYTLYAGYDIQGNWLARGPWSTLKNTKMSIAFWGNHTTNMIYQNSSEFGSGDEAVQACYLEKQEQVFSGGNRNPAKRPAIKDGISSSSEAAMNNFHGIAEYLPARSVLQELPFVTRFGLGNGKTFRNEGKVTFGNKWFNVGVQDYLPTWRWWITDDSNNVPEDGIECGFTYEDAWYAGSALHMSGATKVSNVRLFKTKFDVSETDDVSMTFKLNSGEDTHMKLFWSFVGSESTLHSCDITGAKEGQWTTFSKKASEIGMNGNVALIGLKFENTPTNYDVFIGEMAIVPAKTFAPIKPVITTEESKILKKRTYNSIDFKFSWDCESSKNDSDPSIPVYNEDVDTWYFEVYVQAKDGEPVLCGTTSSWAHYVVGAPVSANNEISDYRIGVCAVAPDGKTKSETTWTSYLTTDLTLVDGIECNKAVIKAGEEFTLSLIDPNQEEPFSWEIFNATTGGNAVFTQDGGRSITTSLSEEGYYDVKLTKGDLSVLSYRGYVQISPESTGAIPSITDFTASDTNVTLEDGTAEVTLSYTGKKNEGTVSRGLQVDDPYMFRIPSDFLPMNQNQYSICLWIKPEKFTFAKFGMGLIEQRNMDIHWPDNNWGALWVDVWPETFNNGGQRILDNNIISYTMWGNESQYYFNGNNNKHEIPNLACCTDGNRTGTESYSLSEGQWAHVLISFDGSKQRIYFNGKKVGEGNASKYNYNDNNGGTGNVKAANIYIGGSRVYYAGFSGVIDDVQVWHKALSDTEVIEAMKGYDGKEIPSDLKGYWTFESDNYNEGEKVFENKGTLVTDNKAAYIEVKGAGGENTSANEEHILPANIAIQGNPAMSGTLPITTTSTFAVTDAEVQNTGDNASVTFNKDGKYNVTLTLANGWGSDTKTKEEYIVVLPSSGIDGNLVDNLTVYPNPFIENVNLQFAADGNYVIDIFDAQGRQVTTKKHQAMAGEICTLTVNAAKGMYYVVVSKDGKRVKSFKVVAE is encoded by the coding sequence ATGAAAACACCGAAATTAGTATTATCGGTATTGGCTTGTTCGGTAGTTGTGGGAAACTATGCACAAAACATTCCTACCCACGCTCCCTATGTAGAACTCTTACCGACCAAAGAAATTTCTATCGCCGGAGGTGATAAAAAAACAGTCTATCTCGATTTTTATGACTATTTTGAATCTTGGGAACCGGGAGTCCCCCTTTCCGAAGACGAGAACTTCTACATCGCCCGTGTCCCCATGAAAAAACGTTTCGTGAACACGGCAACACAGGTAGATCCCACCATGACGCAAGACCGCAAATTCAGTATGTGGACGCCGATGGGTATATCCGACACTTACTGGCAATCGCTACCGCGATATGTATTCGACGGCGATAATTTCAGTATGTGGTCCTACGTGGATTCGCAAGGCGGCTGGTCTCTCCCGTGGGTACGTGTACCGGGTGCATACAGCGACGTTACTCACCGTAACGGTGTAGCCAATAGCGGCGGTCTCATCTTCTTCGACTCTTGGGGAGGCGATAACACCAGCCCAACAGCTAATGTAAATATGCTGGTGAAAAAAGAAGGCGGAAAATTCAAATACGTAGAAAAATTCGTAAAATTCCTTCGCTATTATGGTCTCGATGGTGTCGGTATCAACCCCGAAGGTCCGGTTCCCCAAGCCTCTGCTTTGCAAGACTTCTTCTCCCAATGTCGGGAATATGCAGAATCGATCGGTTGGCAATTCCACGTATATTGGTATGGAGTAGGTTCTAACGGAGGATCTATGGATTTAGGTTCCTCTTTCGGTAGTAGCAAACAAGATTGGTTGTGGAAAAACAACAAACAAGTAGTCGACATGTATATGCTCAACTACGATTGGGGATATTCTGCAAGCAGTTCGGCTAGCTACGCCGAACAAATCGGAGCCAATCCCTACACCCTTTATGCCGGTTACGACATTCAAGGAAACTGGTTGGCAAGAGGTCCGTGGTCTACGTTGAAAAACACCAAAATGTCTATCGCATTTTGGGGAAACCACACCACCAATATGATTTACCAGAACTCTTCCGAATTCGGTTCGGGTGACGAAGCTGTACAAGCCTGTTACCTCGAAAAGCAAGAGCAAGTATTCTCCGGCGGTAACCGAAACCCGGCAAAACGCCCGGCTATTAAAGACGGAATTTCCAGTTCCAGCGAAGCGGCTATGAACAACTTTCACGGTATAGCAGAATACCTGCCCGCCCGAAGCGTACTGCAAGAGTTGCCTTTCGTAACCCGTTTCGGACTCGGTAATGGAAAAACCTTCCGTAACGAAGGAAAAGTAACCTTCGGGAACAAATGGTTCAACGTAGGTGTACAGGACTACCTGCCCACATGGCGCTGGTGGATTACAGACGACAGCAATAACGTACCCGAAGACGGTATCGAATGCGGATTCACTTACGAAGATGCTTGGTATGCCGGTTCGGCCCTACACATGAGCGGAGCTACGAAAGTATCTAACGTTCGTCTCTTCAAGACCAAATTTGACGTTTCTGAAACCGACGACGTATCGATGACTTTCAAATTAAATAGCGGCGAAGATACGCACATGAAACTCTTCTGGTCGTTCGTAGGATCGGAATCTACATTGCACTCTTGCGACATTACCGGAGCCAAAGAAGGACAATGGACGACCTTCTCCAAGAAAGCCTCTGAAATCGGTATGAACGGAAATGTAGCCCTCATCGGTCTCAAATTCGAAAATACCCCGACAAACTACGATGTATTCATCGGCGAAATGGCTATTGTTCCGGCAAAGACTTTTGCACCGATCAAACCGGTTATCACTACCGAAGAAAGCAAAATCTTGAAAAAACGTACTTATAACTCGATTGATTTCAAATTTAGCTGGGATTGCGAATCCTCCAAAAACGATTCCGATCCCTCCATACCCGTTTATAACGAAGATGTAGATACTTGGTACTTCGAAGTTTACGTACAAGCAAAAGACGGAGAGCCCGTTCTTTGCGGAACGACTTCTTCTTGGGCACACTACGTAGTAGGCGCTCCAGTATCGGCCAACAATGAAATCTCGGATTACCGAATCGGTGTTTGTGCCGTAGCTCCCGACGGAAAAACGAAGAGCGAAACGACATGGACCAGTTATCTGACTACCGACCTCACACTCGTCGACGGTATCGAATGTAACAAAGCGGTAATCAAAGCCGGCGAGGAATTTACCCTCTCGTTGATCGACCCCAACCAAGAAGAACCTTTCTCTTGGGAAATCTTTAACGCAACCACCGGCGGTAATGCCGTATTCACCCAAGATGGCGGTCGTTCGATAACCACTTCACTGTCAGAGGAAGGTTATTACGATGTAAAACTCACCAAAGGAGATTTGAGTGTACTCTCTTATCGCGGCTATGTACAAATTTCTCCCGAAAGCACAGGTGCAATTCCTTCGATTACCGATTTCACAGCATCCGACACCAACGTAACCCTCGAAGACGGTACTGCCGAAGTAACACTCAGCTACACCGGCAAAAAGAACGAAGGTACGGTTTCTCGTGGTTTGCAGGTAGACGACCCCTATATGTTCCGTATTCCATCGGATTTCTTGCCGATGAATCAAAATCAATATTCAATCTGTCTTTGGATAAAACCCGAAAAATTCACGTTCGCTAAATTCGGTATGGGATTGATCGAGCAACGCAATATGGATATCCACTGGCCCGATAATAATTGGGGAGCCCTTTGGGTAGACGTATGGCCTGAGACATTCAACAACGGAGGACAACGCATTTTGGATAACAATATCATTTCTTATACTATGTGGGGAAATGAATCGCAATACTATTTCAACGGAAACAACAACAAACACGAAATTCCCAACTTGGCTTGTTGTACAGACGGTAACCGTACCGGAACCGAATCTTATAGTTTATCCGAAGGTCAATGGGCACACGTCCTCATTTCATTCGACGGCAGCAAACAAAGAATCTATTTCAATGGTAAGAAAGTAGGAGAAGGTAATGCTTCAAAATACAATTACAACGATAATAACGGTGGAACTGGAAACGTTAAAGCTGCAAACATCTACATCGGTGGTTCTCGCGTTTACTATGCCGGATTTTCCGGTGTCATCGACGATGTACAAGTTTGGCACAAGGCATTGAGCGATACCGAAGTAATAGAAGCCATGAAAGGTTACGACGGTAAAGAAATCCCCTCTGACCTGAAAGGTTACTGGACGTTCGAATCGGACAACTACAACGAAGGCGAAAAAGTGTTTGAAAACAAAGGTACTTTGGTTACCGACAACAAGGCTGCCTATATCGAAGTGAAAGGTGCAGGCGGTGAAAACACCTCTGCAAACGAAGAACACATATTACCGGCCAATATCGCTATTCAAGGTAACCCGGCCATGTCGGGTACATTGCCCATCACTACGACATCGACATTCGCCGTTACCGACGCCGAAGTTCAAAACACCGGAGACAACGCATCGGTTACATTCAACAAAGACGGTAAATATAACGTCACCTTGACGCTTGCCAACGGATGGGGCTCGGATACGAAGACGAAAGAAGAGTATATCGTAGTTCTCCCCTCTTCGGGTATCGATGGCAACTTGGTAGATAACCTCACGGTATACCCCAACCCCTTCATCGAAAATGTCAACCTGCAATTCGCAGCCGACGGTAACTACGTTATCGACATCTTCGACGCACAAGGTCGTCAGGTAACTACCAAAAAGCACCAAGCTATGGCCGGCGAAATCTGCACGCTCACGGTAAATGCTGCCAAAGGCATGTACTATGTAGTCGTGTCGAAAGACGGCAAACGCGTGAAATCTTTCAAAGTGGTAGCCGAATAA
- a CDS encoding LamG-like jellyroll fold domain-containing protein: MKKNYLFTLAALLLGSTIANAQNPLDGYEAPSFTAPGNCGKVISLSTSGALENYTDLKDLTTGKIEQELFVAPGAKVEFSIKITTYWGRFAIFTDANSSKEITRLLQCGVPGPSNPYNDETNGVLVHAEDNPNPTPDGTLPSITIPQDAAEGTVYLFRMIFTSMDDINTYAPSFKEGIYHDIKITVKNNIQRYTINIATPENGTLTIKNGETPIESGAQVPEGTVLSVAAAPSTGYELVSIKNNDEIYASETFVASADANFAAQFKKLASTGDAMLMSAPGYGEAGDCQLRFSDTVLGSHNTDKNQVESDQRSHNYTFSAWISTMGYNGVLMGHVQNSITWAVEGSYGVGVKDGKLAVWYRKWDGNSTGCPGVPTPAVSENTTLYPGEFAFISLVTSNDGRTFKVYKNGEEAISQEVEDGGLALLYDACDFAIGDSKYNQMPCKVEEVQLWNKTLTPEEIEASMFGPKADAEGLVAHYLPESADATTVENLAGDIDAYYRKNGTVTSGNFPMADALQKTNGRSTVEVTYNTPVEEEAAYELRRFDVAIGESPAPVKTYSNLYAVNLGEKYKFASVSVNDIPLENINDPIKVTDQNLTVNATFELATGVEDVTAEATAYYNDKVLYMPQGATAVIYNLLGTAVAEATEMTTNLENLPAGIYLAKVSMSENTTIIRFKK; encoded by the coding sequence ATGAAAAAAAATTATCTTTTTACATTAGCGGCTCTCTTGTTAGGGAGTACCATAGCAAACGCTCAAAATCCTCTTGACGGGTATGAAGCGCCGTCGTTTACAGCTCCGGGAAACTGTGGAAAAGTCATTTCACTCAGCACCTCCGGTGCATTGGAAAACTACACCGACCTCAAAGATCTTACAACAGGAAAAATCGAACAGGAACTTTTCGTCGCTCCGGGAGCCAAAGTAGAATTTTCCATTAAAATAACCACGTATTGGGGACGTTTTGCAATCTTCACCGATGCCAATTCATCAAAAGAAATAACCCGGCTTTTGCAATGTGGAGTTCCGGGACCAAGCAATCCTTATAATGACGAGACAAACGGAGTACTTGTACACGCAGAAGACAATCCGAATCCTACTCCCGATGGTACTCTTCCCAGTATTACCATACCCCAAGATGCCGCAGAAGGAACTGTCTATCTGTTCCGTATGATATTTACGAGTATGGACGATATCAATACATATGCTCCCTCTTTCAAAGAAGGGATATATCACGATATAAAAATAACCGTAAAAAACAATATCCAACGATATACGATAAACATCGCTACCCCTGAAAACGGAACATTAACGATTAAAAACGGCGAGACTCCGATCGAATCGGGAGCCCAAGTACCCGAAGGTACTGTTCTTTCTGTCGCAGCTGCGCCCTCGACTGGTTATGAACTGGTATCGATAAAAAACAATGACGAAATATATGCAAGCGAAACCTTCGTAGCTAGCGCCGATGCCAATTTTGCCGCACAATTCAAGAAGCTCGCCAGTACCGGCGATGCCATGCTGATGTCGGCTCCCGGATACGGTGAGGCAGGAGACTGTCAGTTACGGTTCAGCGATACTGTTTTAGGCTCTCATAACACCGACAAAAATCAAGTGGAGAGCGACCAACGGTCTCATAATTACACCTTCTCGGCTTGGATTTCTACTATGGGCTACAACGGAGTCCTCATGGGGCATGTTCAAAACAGTATCACTTGGGCTGTCGAAGGTTCCTACGGCGTGGGAGTAAAAGACGGTAAACTCGCCGTTTGGTATCGCAAATGGGACGGAAACTCGACTGGTTGTCCGGGTGTTCCCACTCCGGCCGTATCTGAGAACACGACACTCTATCCGGGCGAATTTGCATTTATTTCGCTGGTAACCAGCAATGACGGAAGAACGTTCAAAGTATATAAAAACGGAGAAGAGGCTATCTCGCAAGAAGTAGAAGACGGAGGCTTGGCGTTGCTTTACGATGCCTGCGACTTCGCCATCGGGGACTCCAAATACAACCAAATGCCTTGTAAAGTAGAGGAAGTACAATTATGGAACAAAACCCTCACCCCCGAGGAAATAGAAGCCTCGATGTTCGGACCCAAAGCCGATGCCGAAGGACTGGTCGCCCACTACCTACCCGAGTCCGCCGATGCCACAACGGTTGAAAATCTCGCCGGCGACATCGACGCTTATTATCGTAAAAATGGAACCGTTACCAGTGGTAACTTCCCAATGGCAGATGCTTTGCAAAAAACCAATGGGCGCTCTACGGTAGAAGTGACTTATAACACCCCGGTCGAGGAAGAAGCTGCTTATGAACTTCGTCGTTTCGATGTTGCTATCGGTGAATCTCCCGCCCCGGTAAAAACATACAGTAACCTCTATGCTGTTAACCTCGGTGAAAAATATAAATTTGCTTCGGTTTCAGTAAACGATATCCCCCTCGAAAACATAAACGACCCGATTAAAGTTACCGACCAAAATTTAACGGTAAATGCGACTTTCGAACTCGCTACGGGCGTTGAAGACGTAACGGCCGAGGCTACTGCTTACTACAACGACAAGGTGCTCTATATGCCGCAAGGCGCAACGGCTGTTATCTATAATTTATTGGGAACAGCAGTTGCCGAAGCGACCGAAATGACAACCAATCTCGAAAATCTTCCTGCTGGCATTTATTTGGCTAAGGTTTCGATGAGCGAAAACACAACAATCATTCGCTTCAAAAAATAA
- a CDS encoding beta-N-acetylglucosaminidase domain-containing protein, whose protein sequence is MRNIFTLLALLVFGTILCKNHAQTYTIYPTPQKISEAGETVELTQQINVICESGIGEVTRNRMKEVLEEAGYTIAFSTNPSQTNTNLYIGINGSDGAADRYAVENNLPLAVFDTGDNKFDPYLLQINDRHPHGDIVVLGNDKGSEFYAFATLEQILEQTDGNSIRQITFEDYSHTQYRGIVEGFYGHPYSVENRISLFEFCKRFKMNVFVYGPKSDPYHLGNWRDDYPTSLTEQQRFFGMITQDDLKTMVQAAKACNVDFIWAAHPGLQQGISFSNESAMAPGIDALMKKFDHLYNLGVRGFGVFIDDMTYTPSGDMQAHLANEVQVKIRERYTTDNTDDQVAPLFFVPTAYALNYGASYTLNNLKKVDSEVVIAFTGYDCFSNIRPSAIDDMAGRVGRNPVMWWNNPVNDDHDDRIYMRELTTHWTIEKPGAINTLNGLILNPMCQAQASKIALFGAADYSWNPNAFDVRKNWEEVFHRIAEPGDTQTAEAIKCFARFSNTLVEDEEMITLYDNFMEKFGGESFPPESDKLRNELENLKQACTYIETLKDSPHRDYRLMYEDIRCWNAKLKNISTIALDALDMLEYGNSMSRSEGWGKYLRLKKLYTGMSSDSTYLVSALEGYGTSTTEKFYEVKPGDSHLRPFTDFLVEKIGNSIPGLWPTKDSLQIITNIENLQGVELTAQNETVRLTGLNGLDLDKDEYLGIYFGNIEKINVEEITADKTLRVEISENGKQWTPIQLPIREQKTAYIRIKNISEEEVAVDFNQLSVSRILTSVEVKAEASTNMSQYQSYSINNVVDGNSSTFFWSSEAQAAGDYILLTYPSAQPIYEISITFTETDQLSGTAAIEVSADNDQWQTVTEFTNGYLDSTRSFTCNANGLMARYVRFIIRNTVGSYWLQVAEFKADMSEKYTQTTDQSGVQIATLADKDLSTNYQAGEAGYIEHRFIENITIESIEIFHNTIFDSTRKLPSIYVNNGSEWIEKGSLEPLCTVIDTHEIDTVTAVKIEWNKENIPNLYEILPVGTPYVEKPGKPTAINNMKKDGLTIYTNNNRLIVQSDDMIQNIILFDLNGKTINHFNVNKCIFETTFGSNIPQILIVQVMHTNENLSTCKIIR, encoded by the coding sequence ATGAGAAACATATTCACCCTGCTTGCTTTGTTAGTATTCGGTACGATACTATGTAAAAACCATGCTCAAACCTACACGATATACCCTACCCCTCAAAAAATCAGCGAGGCCGGAGAAACGGTAGAACTCACACAACAAATAAATGTCATTTGCGAAAGTGGAATCGGCGAAGTGACCCGCAACCGCATGAAAGAAGTACTCGAAGAAGCAGGATATACCATCGCATTCTCCACAAACCCGTCGCAGACGAATACAAACCTCTACATAGGAATCAACGGCTCGGACGGTGCAGCAGACCGCTATGCCGTAGAAAACAATTTGCCCCTTGCCGTTTTTGACACGGGAGATAATAAATTCGACCCCTATCTCCTGCAAATAAACGACCGACACCCTCACGGCGACATCGTCGTTCTGGGTAATGATAAAGGCTCCGAATTTTATGCCTTTGCCACGCTCGAACAAATTTTGGAGCAAACTGACGGCAACTCGATCCGTCAAATTACTTTCGAAGATTATTCACACACTCAATATCGGGGAATCGTGGAAGGATTCTACGGACACCCCTACTCGGTGGAAAACCGTATCAGTCTTTTTGAATTTTGTAAACGATTCAAAATGAACGTATTCGTGTATGGACCGAAATCGGATCCCTACCACCTCGGTAATTGGAGGGACGATTATCCTACCTCGCTCACCGAACAACAACGGTTTTTCGGTATGATTACCCAAGATGATTTGAAAACAATGGTGCAAGCAGCAAAAGCATGCAACGTCGATTTCATCTGGGCAGCACACCCCGGATTACAACAAGGAATCAGTTTTTCGAACGAATCGGCTATGGCTCCCGGTATCGACGCCCTCATGAAAAAATTCGATCACCTTTATAATCTCGGTGTACGGGGATTTGGTGTTTTCATCGACGACATGACCTACACTCCCAGTGGGGACATGCAAGCTCATTTAGCCAACGAAGTACAAGTAAAAATACGCGAACGATACACTACCGACAACACCGACGACCAAGTAGCACCTCTTTTTTTCGTCCCCACGGCTTACGCTCTCAACTACGGAGCTTCCTACACTCTAAACAACCTGAAAAAAGTCGATAGCGAAGTAGTCATCGCCTTTACCGGATACGACTGCTTCTCCAATATCCGCCCCTCGGCCATCGACGATATGGCCGGACGCGTGGGAAGAAATCCGGTCATGTGGTGGAACAATCCGGTAAACGACGATCATGACGACCGTATCTACATGCGGGAGTTAACGACTCATTGGACAATTGAAAAACCCGGAGCAATCAATACGCTCAACGGGCTTATCCTAAATCCCATGTGCCAAGCACAAGCCTCGAAAATCGCTTTGTTCGGAGCGGCCGATTACAGCTGGAATCCCAACGCTTTCGACGTTCGTAAAAACTGGGAAGAAGTATTTCACCGAATAGCCGAACCCGGCGATACGCAGACTGCCGAAGCGATCAAATGCTTCGCCCGCTTCTCGAACACGTTGGTCGAGGACGAAGAAATGATAACGCTCTATGACAATTTCATGGAGAAATTCGGCGGCGAAAGTTTCCCGCCGGAATCCGACAAGTTGCGAAACGAACTGGAAAATCTCAAACAGGCTTGCACGTACATCGAAACCTTAAAAGACAGTCCGCACAGAGATTACCGATTGATGTATGAGGACATTCGCTGTTGGAACGCCAAGTTGAAAAACATAAGTACGATAGCGCTCGACGCATTGGATATGCTCGAATATGGAAACTCCATGTCCCGTTCCGAAGGTTGGGGAAAATACCTGCGATTGAAAAAACTATACACCGGTATGAGCTCCGACTCTACCTATCTCGTAAGCGCTCTCGAAGGATATGGAACTTCGACCACCGAAAAATTCTATGAAGTGAAGCCGGGAGATAGCCATTTGCGCCCGTTTACAGACTTTTTGGTAGAAAAAATAGGAAACAGTATCCCCGGATTATGGCCGACAAAAGACAGTTTGCAAATAATTACCAACATCGAGAATTTGCAAGGTGTAGAATTGACGGCTCAGAACGAAACGGTCCGATTAACCGGATTGAACGGACTCGATCTCGATAAAGACGAATACTTAGGTATTTATTTCGGAAACATCGAAAAAATAAATGTGGAAGAAATCACGGCCGACAAAACGCTTCGAGTAGAGATTTCGGAAAATGGGAAACAGTGGACTCCGATACAATTACCCATCAGAGAACAAAAAACCGCATATATCCGAATTAAGAATATTTCGGAAGAAGAAGTCGCCGTAGATTTTAACCAACTATCGGTTTCCCGTATCCTCACCTCCGTAGAAGTCAAAGCCGAGGCATCCACCAATATGTCACAATATCAATCTTACTCCATAAACAACGTCGTCGATGGAAATTCCTCGACATTCTTTTGGAGCAGCGAAGCACAAGCCGCAGGCGATTATATTCTTCTCACCTACCCTTCGGCTCAGCCCATTTACGAGATAAGCATCACATTTACAGAGACCGACCAGCTCTCAGGAACCGCAGCGATAGAAGTCTCCGCCGATAACGACCAATGGCAAACGGTAACCGAATTTACAAACGGCTATCTCGACTCTACCCGTTCGTTTACTTGCAATGCCAACGGACTCATGGCACGATATGTTCGCTTTATCATTCGTAATACCGTAGGTAGCTATTGGTTACAAGTAGCCGAATTTAAAGCGGATATGTCTGAAAAATACACCCAAACGACCGACCAAAGCGGAGTGCAAATAGCCACCCTCGCCGACAAAGACCTTTCGACCAACTACCAAGCTGGCGAAGCAGGATATATCGAGCACCGTTTTATCGAAAATATAACGATAGAGTCGATTGAAATTTTCCACAATACCATCTTCGATTCCACTCGCAAACTCCCGTCAATATATGTCAACAATGGCTCCGAATGGATCGAAAAAGGGTCTTTGGAACCGTTGTGCACAGTCATAGACACCCACGAAATAGATACGGTAACAGCCGTGAAAATAGAGTGGAACAAAGAGAATATTCCCAATCTTTACGAAATACTTCCCGTTGGGACTCCTTATGTAGAAAAACCGGGGAAACCCACCGCCATAAATAACATGAAAAAAGACGGTCTAACCATATATACAAACAATAATCGGCTGATCGTACAATCGGACGATATGATACAAAATATAATTTTATTCGACTTAAACGGAAAAACAATAAACCATTTTAACGTGAATAAATGTATCTTTGAAACAACATTCGGCTCGAATATTCCACAAATATTAATCGTGCAAGTTATGCATACAAACGAGAATTTATCGACCTGTAAAATAATACGATAA